In Caloramator sp. E03, the sequence AAAAATGTAAACCTATTACCCTTCCACCAATTCGGCCAAAAAAAATATTCCCTTCTTTGCAGAGAATATAAATTCAAAGGAGTTCAACAGCTACACGAAGAAGATCTTTTAGAATACAAAAATATATTTATTGAAAACGGATTAAATTGTACAATATAATTTGGATATTTTGCTGGTGCTATGTACAAGCACCAGCTAACCTTTACCTTGCAGCCTATTTGAGTTCTTTTACAAATCAGGATATATTAATAGTTTATTTCTTTAGAGTTTTATTTTTTACTATGTTAATTTAGCTATTTTATTCAAGTTATTCATGTCTTACATTCCCTTTTGTAATAAATGTAATCATTATAAATTCCACAAACCTATTTTAAAACGATCTCTTCAGCTCTTTTATTTCGAATTTCTTTGTGGTAAGGTTAACTATGTAAAAAAGTATGAAAAGGGGTTGTGTTATGTTAAGAACAAACATAGATAAAACTGTTATGCAGTCTCTTCAGGGGAAAATTCATCATCCTATAAATCCTTCTCCCTTTAGAGTTGATGTTAATGGCAATGCTCACATTCTTCCTGCTACAGGAGGGATAACCTATAATGTTAAAGTTGGAGACTGCGCCTTTGGATGGTCCGGGGACCATGTTGAACCGGGCGTTTCTATAAGAAATGAAGATAGAAACGAAAACAATGCAATGATGCTGTTTGCCTGCATCGGGAATGAAGCAAAAGTTGTAACTGGAGATGCTAAAGGTGCAAAGGGCTTCGTTATTGGAAAGCACGGCGGAATAGAGCATGTATTGATTCAGTTTGAAAAAGATGACTTAGAAAAAATGGCCATTGACGATAAAATACTAATAAAGGGCTTCGGTCAGGGATTAAAATTACTCGATTATCCTGACATTCAGGTTATGAACGTTGATCCAAGGCTGTTTTTAAATATTCATATAAAGGAAGATACAGTGCTAAAGGTTCCCGTTGTTGCTGAAGTTCCAGCCTACTTAATGGGTTCCGGAATTGGGGCTTTAACTGCATTTTCAGGGGATTATGATATTATGACCGAAGACTTAGATGAGATTAAAAGGCTTGGACTTGATAAACTAAAGTTTGGGGATTTAGTCCTTTTAAGGGATTGCGATAATTCTTATGGAAGAGGATATTTAAAGGGAGCTGTCAGCATAGGAGTTGTAATACACAGCGACTGCATTAAGATGGGACATGGGCCAGGGATTACAACCATTATGACCTGCAAAAAAAGCTTAATAGAAGGATACAAAGACGAGAACGCAAATATTTTAAATTACATTGATTACATAAAGTAATATTAATAATGGGAAGAATATAATTTCTTCCCATTATTTTTACAACCATATTTATTCATAATTCATAAAACTGCATATTTTTATACGCTTTTTACCTTTATCCATGTCTATTTTGTACTAATAATTAATTTTTTAGCTTATTGGCACTTTCCTTATACATCCCAGTTTTTGCACACATCTACCCACTTTTGGCACAAAGAATAATTCTCTAATTCTTCACATGTCAGTTCAATGGCAGAATTCCCACTGCCACAGGCAGGAAAAACAGTATTAAATCTTTTTAAGGATATATCAAGATATACCGGTATATCCTCTTTAAGTCCAAAGGGGCATACTCCCCCAACCC encodes:
- a CDS encoding DUF4438 domain-containing protein, which translates into the protein MLRTNIDKTVMQSLQGKIHHPINPSPFRVDVNGNAHILPATGGITYNVKVGDCAFGWSGDHVEPGVSIRNEDRNENNAMMLFACIGNEAKVVTGDAKGAKGFVIGKHGGIEHVLIQFEKDDLEKMAIDDKILIKGFGQGLKLLDYPDIQVMNVDPRLFLNIHIKEDTVLKVPVVAEVPAYLMGSGIGALTAFSGDYDIMTEDLDEIKRLGLDKLKFGDLVLLRDCDNSYGRGYLKGAVSIGVVIHSDCIKMGHGPGITTIMTCKKSLIEGYKDENANILNYIDYIK